Proteins found in one Pseudomonas marvdashtae genomic segment:
- the treS gene encoding maltose alpha-D-glucosyltransferase — protein MAKKPRSATFINDPLWYKDAVIYQVHVKSYFDSNNDGIGDFPGLIEKLDYIADLGVNTIWLLPFYPSPRRDDGYDIAEYRGVSPDYGTMADARRFIAEAHKRNLRVITELVINHTSDQHPWFQRARKAKPGSKARDFYVWSDDDHKYDGTRIIFLDTEKSNWTWDPVAGQYFWHRFYSHQPDLNFDNPQVLKAVLSVMRYWLDMGIDGLRLDAIPYLIERDGTNNENLPETHDVLKLIRAEIDANYPDRMLLAEANQWPEDTQLYFGDVDAQGLNGDECHMAFHFPLMPRMYMALAQEDRFPITDILRQTPEIPANCQWAIFLRNHDELTLEMVTDKERDYLWNYYAADRRARINLGIRRRLAPLMERDRRRVELLNSLLLSMPGTPTLYYGDEIGMGDNIYLGDRDGVRTPMQWSIDRNGGFSRADPASLVLPPIMDPQYGYLSVNVETQAGDPHSLLNWTRRMLAVRKQSKAFGRGTLKMLSPSNRRILAYTREYTGPDGKHEIILCVANVSRSAQAAELDLSAYAGMVPVEMLGGNAFPPIGQLNFLLTLAPYGFYWFALAGENQMPSWHVEPAQSLPDFTTLVLKKRLEELLEAPSRTTLEQGILPNWLQNRRWFSGKDSAIEKIDIVYGVRFGDPQHPVLLSEIDVTSAGQTLRYQLPFGLLAEDQVGPALPQQLALSRVRRGRQVGLITDAFTLESFVRAVMQGIQDSTVLPCADGELRFEPTEGLAALNLGAEPEVRYLSAEQSNSSVVVGGSLVLKLIRKVASGVHPELEMSAYLTAAGFSNISPLLGSVIRRDAQGEDALLMIAQGYLSNQGDAWEWTQNNLERALRDELADAMSEQEQHYNALGELKDFAGMLGQRLGEMHRVLAEPTDNPDFAPQATSAKEAQAIGKDVVAQVENALRLLKQNQGQLNPADQAMVARLLEHKKTVLSHVQDLAGKAAGGLRIRVHGDLHLGQVLVIKGDAYLIDFEGEPARPLHERRGKHSPYKDVSGVLRSFDYAAAMAIQLHTVDTTADADAARKRVAERYLTEARQAFVQAYRLAAASLAHEWKDAEGENAALALFGLEKAAYEVAYEAENRPAWLPVPLHGLYGLLSGLQPFSDIAGPI, from the coding sequence ATGGCCAAGAAACCCCGGTCCGCCACCTTTATCAACGACCCGCTCTGGTACAAGGATGCGGTTATCTATCAGGTCCACGTCAAATCCTATTTCGACTCCAACAACGACGGGATCGGTGATTTTCCCGGCCTGATCGAGAAGCTCGACTACATTGCCGACCTGGGCGTCAACACCATCTGGCTGCTGCCGTTCTATCCTTCGCCCCGGCGCGATGACGGCTACGATATCGCCGAGTACCGTGGCGTCAGCCCCGATTACGGCACCATGGCCGACGCGCGGCGCTTCATCGCCGAGGCCCACAAGCGCAACCTGCGGGTGATCACCGAGCTGGTCATCAATCACACCTCCGACCAACACCCCTGGTTCCAGCGAGCACGCAAGGCCAAGCCGGGCTCGAAGGCGCGGGACTTCTACGTCTGGTCCGATGACGATCACAAATACGACGGTACGCGAATCATCTTCCTCGACACCGAGAAGTCCAATTGGACCTGGGACCCGGTCGCCGGCCAGTACTTCTGGCACCGCTTCTATTCGCACCAGCCGGACCTCAATTTCGACAATCCGCAGGTGCTCAAGGCCGTGCTGTCGGTGATGCGCTACTGGCTCGACATGGGCATCGACGGCCTGCGCCTGGATGCGATTCCGTACCTGATCGAGCGCGACGGCACCAACAATGAAAACCTGCCCGAGACCCACGACGTCCTCAAGCTGATCCGCGCCGAAATCGACGCCAATTATCCCGACCGCATGTTGCTGGCCGAGGCCAACCAGTGGCCGGAAGACACCCAGCTGTATTTCGGCGACGTCGATGCCCAGGGCCTGAACGGTGACGAGTGCCACATGGCATTCCACTTCCCGCTGATGCCGCGCATGTACATGGCGCTGGCCCAGGAAGACCGCTTCCCCATCACCGACATCCTGCGCCAGACCCCGGAGATTCCGGCGAATTGCCAGTGGGCGATTTTCTTGCGCAACCACGATGAGCTGACCTTGGAGATGGTCACCGACAAGGAACGCGACTATCTGTGGAATTACTACGCGGCCGACCGCCGGGCGCGAATCAACCTCGGGATTCGCCGGCGCCTGGCGCCGCTGATGGAGCGTGACCGTCGCCGTGTGGAATTGCTCAACAGCCTGCTGCTGTCGATGCCCGGCACGCCGACTTTGTACTACGGCGATGAGATCGGCATGGGCGATAACATCTACCTGGGCGACCGCGATGGCGTGCGCACGCCGATGCAGTGGTCCATCGACCGCAACGGCGGTTTCTCCCGCGCCGACCCGGCGAGCCTGGTGCTGCCGCCGATCATGGACCCGCAATACGGCTACCTGTCGGTGAACGTCGAGACCCAGGCCGGCGACCCCCATTCGTTGCTCAACTGGACCCGTCGCATGCTGGCGGTGCGCAAGCAGTCCAAGGCCTTCGGTCGCGGCACGCTGAAGATGCTCTCGCCAAGCAACCGCCGGATCCTGGCCTATACCCGTGAATACACCGGGCCGGACGGCAAGCATGAAATCATCTTGTGCGTGGCCAACGTATCGCGCAGCGCCCAGGCCGCCGAGCTGGATCTTTCGGCCTATGCCGGCATGGTCCCGGTGGAGATGCTCGGCGGCAATGCCTTCCCGCCCATCGGTCAGCTGAATTTCCTCCTGACCCTGGCGCCGTATGGCTTCTATTGGTTTGCCCTGGCCGGGGAAAACCAGATGCCGAGCTGGCACGTGGAGCCCGCCCAGAGCCTGCCGGATTTCACCACGCTGGTACTGAAAAAACGCCTGGAAGAATTGCTCGAGGCGCCGTCGCGTACCACCCTGGAGCAGGGCATCCTGCCGAACTGGCTGCAGAACCGCCGCTGGTTCTCCGGCAAGGACAGCGCCATCGAGAAAATCGACATCGTCTACGGCGTGCGTTTCGGCGATCCGCAACACCCGGTGCTGCTCAGCGAAATCGATGTCACTAGCGCGGGCCAGACGCTGCGCTATCAGCTGCCCTTCGGTCTGTTGGCCGAGGACCAGGTGGGCCCAGCGCTGCCCCAGCAACTGGCCTTGTCGCGGGTTCGCCGGGGCCGTCAGGTCGGGCTGATCACCGATGCGTTCACCCTCGAAAGCTTCGTGCGCGCGGTGATGCAAGGGATACAGGACAGCACGGTGCTGCCTTGCGCCGATGGCGAGTTGCGTTTCGAACCCACCGAGGGCCTTGCGGCGCTGAACCTGGGTGCCGAGCCTGAGGTGCGTTACTTGTCCGCCGAACAGTCCAACAGTTCGGTGGTGGTGGGCGGCAGCCTGGTGCTCAAGTTGATCCGCAAGGTCGCGTCCGGCGTGCACCCGGAACTGGAGATGAGCGCTTACCTGACCGCTGCGGGGTTCAGCAATATCTCGCCGCTGCTGGGTTCGGTGATTCGTCGCGACGCCCAAGGCGAGGATGCACTGCTGATGATTGCCCAGGGCTACCTGAGCAATCAGGGCGATGCGTGGGAATGGACCCAGAACAACCTTGAACGCGCCTTGCGCGATGAGCTGGCGGACGCCATGTCCGAACAGGAACAACATTACAACGCCCTGGGCGAGTTGAAGGACTTTGCCGGCATGCTCGGCCAGCGCCTGGGAGAAATGCATCGGGTACTCGCCGAGCCCACCGACAACCCGGACTTCGCGCCGCAGGCTACCAGCGCCAAGGAAGCCCAGGCGATTGGCAAGGACGTCGTCGCGCAGGTGGAAAACGCTTTGCGCCTGCTCAAGCAGAACCAGGGCCAATTGAACCCGGCGGATCAGGCGATGGTCGCACGCTTGCTGGAACACAAGAAAACCGTCCTGTCCCACGTCCAGGACCTCGCCGGCAAGGCCGCCGGTGGCTTGCGCATCCGCGTCCATGGCGACCTGCACTTGGGGCAGGTGCTGGTGATCAAGGGCGATGCCTATCTGATCGACTTCGAGGGCGAGCCGGCGCGGCCGTTGCATGAGCGACGTGGCAAGCACAGCCCATACAAGGACGTCAGTGGTGTGCTGCGTTCCTTCGACTACGCGGCGGCGATGGCGATTCAGCTGCACACCGTCGACACCACGGCCGATGCCGATGCGGCGCGCAAACGGGTCGCCGAGCGTTATTTGACTGAGGCCCGCCAGGCATTTGTCCAGGCATATCGGCTGGCGGCAGCTAGTCTTGCCCATGAGTGGAAGGATGCTGAAGGCGAAAACGCCGCGCTGGCGTTGTTCGGCCTGGAGAAGGCGGCCTATGAGGTGGCTTATGAAGCCGAGAATCGCCCCGCCTGGCTGCCCGTGCCGTTGCACGGTCTGTACGGGTTATTGAGTGGGCTGCAACCCTTTTCCGATATTGCCGGACCGATTTAG
- a CDS encoding alpha-1,4-glucan--maltose-1-phosphate maltosyltransferase, whose amino-acid sequence MTAEHPTDLAYNPHLPLSQALLLPRIAIENTMPVIDGGLFAAKALAGRDVTVTSKVFADGHDKLAVRIRWRALEDEIWNSEVMAELGNNSWSGQFNAPVQGRYVFCIEAWLDQFASFCYELQKKYAAGVPISLELQEGRNYVQQAAERSDGELREQLTALHHELSGLLPVEQVALFLDPRSADLMSLADHRPYLSISPEYPLDVERELAEFASWYELFPRSITDDASRHGTFNDVHSRLAVIQDMGFDVLYFPPIHPIGRSFRKGPNNSLHAGPDDPGSPYAIGSEEGGHEAIHPQLGTREDFRRLVAAAADHGLEIALDFAIQCSQDHPWLKQHPGWFSWRPDGTIKYAENPPKKYQDIVNVDFYAADAIPSLWLELRDIVVGWVNEGVKIFRVDNPHTKPLPFWQWLIADVRSQYPEVMFLAEAFTTPAMMARLGKVGYSQSYTYFTWRNTKAELATYFTELNESPLRECYRPNFFVNTPDINPAFLHESGRAGFLIRAALATMGSGLWGMYSGFELCESAAVPGKEEYLDSEKYEIRPRDFTAPGNIIAEIAQLNRIRRQNPALHTHLGLKIYNAWNDNILYFGKRTPDGSNFILVAVSLDPHNVQEANFELPLWEMGLPDDAQTQGEDLMNGHRWSWYGKYQFMRIDPAYQPFGIWRISVA is encoded by the coding sequence ATGACTGCCGAACACCCGACTGACCTGGCCTACAACCCGCATTTGCCGTTGTCACAGGCCTTGTTGTTGCCACGTATTGCAATTGAAAACACCATGCCGGTGATCGACGGCGGCCTATTTGCCGCCAAGGCCCTGGCGGGGCGGGATGTGACGGTGACCAGCAAGGTGTTCGCCGATGGCCACGACAAGCTGGCCGTGCGGATTCGTTGGCGCGCCCTGGAAGACGAGATCTGGAACAGCGAGGTCATGGCCGAGCTGGGCAATAACAGTTGGAGTGGGCAGTTCAATGCGCCGGTCCAGGGTCGCTACGTGTTTTGCATCGAGGCCTGGCTCGATCAATTCGCCAGCTTTTGTTACGAGCTGCAAAAGAAATACGCCGCCGGGGTGCCCATCAGCCTCGAATTGCAGGAAGGCCGCAATTACGTGCAACAGGCCGCCGAGCGTAGCGATGGCGAACTGAGGGAACAGCTGACCGCGCTGCACCATGAGCTTTCAGGCCTGTTGCCGGTAGAGCAGGTCGCATTGTTCCTCGATCCCCGCAGCGCCGACTTGATGTCCCTGGCCGACCACCGGCCTTACTTGAGCATCAGCCCCGAGTACCCGTTGGACGTGGAGCGTGAACTTGCCGAGTTCGCCAGTTGGTACGAGCTGTTTCCGCGCTCCATCACCGATGATGCCAGCCGCCACGGCACGTTCAACGACGTTCATTCGCGCCTGGCGGTGATCCAGGACATGGGCTTCGATGTGCTGTACTTTCCGCCGATCCATCCCATCGGCCGCAGCTTCCGCAAGGGCCCGAACAACTCCCTCCACGCAGGTCCAGACGATCCGGGCAGCCCGTATGCCATCGGCAGCGAGGAGGGCGGGCACGAGGCGATTCATCCTCAGTTGGGCACCCGCGAAGATTTCCGCCGCCTGGTGGCCGCTGCCGCCGACCATGGCCTGGAGATCGCCCTCGACTTCGCCATCCAATGTTCCCAGGACCACCCGTGGCTCAAGCAGCACCCGGGCTGGTTCAGCTGGCGGCCGGACGGCACGATCAAATACGCGGAAAACCCGCCGAAGAAGTATCAGGACATCGTCAACGTCGATTTCTATGCCGCCGATGCCATTCCCAGCCTGTGGCTGGAGCTGCGCGACATCGTGGTGGGCTGGGTCAACGAGGGGGTGAAGATATTCCGCGTCGATAATCCCCACACCAAGCCTTTGCCGTTCTGGCAGTGGCTGATCGCCGATGTGCGATCGCAATACCCTGAAGTGATGTTCTTGGCGGAAGCATTCACCACCCCGGCGATGATGGCGCGTTTGGGCAAGGTCGGTTATTCCCAGAGCTACACCTATTTCACCTGGCGCAACACCAAGGCCGAGCTGGCGACCTATTTCACCGAGCTCAATGAATCGCCCTTGCGCGAATGCTACCGGCCGAATTTCTTCGTCAACACGCCGGACATCAACCCGGCGTTTCTCCATGAGTCGGGGCGTGCGGGCTTCCTGATACGCGCGGCGCTGGCGACCATGGGGTCGGGCCTGTGGGGCATGTACTCGGGTTTCGAACTGTGCGAATCGGCGGCGGTGCCGGGCAAGGAAGAATACCTCGACTCGGAGAAGTACGAGATCCGTCCACGGGACTTCACCGCGCCGGGCAACATCATTGCCGAGATCGCCCAGCTCAACCGAATCCGCCGGCAGAACCCGGCATTGCACACGCACCTGGGCCTGAAGATCTACAACGCCTGGAACGACAACATCCTTTATTTCGGCAAGCGCACCCCCGATGGCAGCAATTTCATCCTGGTGGCGGTGAGCCTTGATCCGCATAACGTCCAGGAGGCCAATTTCGAGTTGCCCCTGTGGGAAATGGGCCTGCCTGACGATGCCCAGACTCAAGGCGAGGATTTGATGAACGGACATCGCTGGAGCTGGTACGGCAAGTACCAGTTCATGCGCATCGACCCGGCGTACCAGCCGTTCGGGATCTGGCGGATCAGCGTGGCGTGA
- a CDS encoding MgtC/SapB family protein encodes MESWWDEVWVTLQAEFADITDTEQMTRVTVRLVMAALLGGILGFEREHKGKAAGVRTHMLVALGAALFVLVPQMSGSQADAMSRVIQGVVAGIGFLGAGTILKNADGDESHVKGLTTAAGLWMTAAIGVAAGLGREATALLSTVLALAIFSVMPMIVRALERDNKG; translated from the coding sequence ATGGAATCCTGGTGGGATGAAGTCTGGGTAACCCTGCAAGCGGAATTCGCCGACATCACCGATACCGAGCAAATGACGCGCGTAACGGTGCGTCTGGTGATGGCTGCACTGCTTGGGGGCATTCTCGGGTTCGAGCGTGAACACAAGGGCAAGGCCGCGGGCGTGCGTACCCATATGCTGGTGGCGCTAGGGGCTGCGCTGTTCGTGCTGGTGCCGCAGATGTCCGGTTCCCAGGCTGACGCCATGAGCCGCGTGATCCAGGGCGTTGTGGCCGGCATCGGCTTTCTCGGCGCCGGCACGATCCTGAAAAACGCCGACGGCGATGAAAGCCACGTCAAGGGCCTGACCACCGCCGCTGGCCTGTGGATGACGGCGGCCATCGGCGTTGCTGCCGGGCTGGGGCGCGAAGCGACTGCGCTGCTCAGCACGGTGTTGGCGCTGGCGATCTTCAGCGTGATGCCGATGATTGTCCGGGCGTTGGAAAGGGACAACAAGGGGTAA
- a CDS encoding DUF3203 family protein, giving the protein MTVRIDDDQTCHFETPNGPEQRPASELTIITDPDKAMSAVELNGGRVYLTEAEVDALTVAGAADRRQNLKATDSDSVI; this is encoded by the coding sequence ATGACTGTGCGTATCGATGACGACCAGACCTGCCATTTCGAAACCCCCAACGGCCCGGAACAGCGTCCGGCCAGCGAACTGACCATCATCACAGACCCGGACAAAGCCATGTCGGCTGTGGAACTCAATGGCGGGCGGGTCTACCTGACCGAGGCGGAAGTGGACGCCTTGACCGTGGCCGGGGCGGCTGACCGTCGCCAGAACCTGAAGGCGACGGACAGCGACTCAGTGATTTGA
- the ccoG gene encoding cytochrome c oxidase accessory protein CcoG has product MSERIPVQLIPTYDPAPTRIKARTTDNLIHTRSFTGLFRTLRISGAGVLFLLFFGTVWLDWNGGQAVLWDLCESKFHIFGATFWPQDFILLSALLIIAAFGLFAMTVFAGRVWCGYTCPQSSWTWLFMWCEKITEGERNQRIKLQAAPWGPNKLLRRWAKHTLWLAISLLTGLTFVGYFTPIRPLAEELLTLQMAGVSLFWVLFFTAATYLNAGWLREAVCMHMCPYARFQSVMFDKDTLTISYDVARGENRGPRKREADPAAIGLGDCIDCQMCVQVCPTGIDIRDGLQMECIGCAACIDACDSIMDKMGYARGLIKYTSEHQLQGGKTHLLRPRLIGYTAVLLVMIGALALALVERPMVSLDVSKDRGLFRENSQGQIENIYSLKIINKTQQRQSYHLSLVDGDGFVLQGQTQQSLAPGEIVDVPVSVAMLSGRAGKGSEEVTFKVADSDAPDVYSEATSRFVAPMNR; this is encoded by the coding sequence ATGAGCGAACGAATTCCCGTCCAGTTGATACCGACCTACGATCCCGCGCCGACCAGGATCAAGGCCCGGACCACCGACAACCTGATCCATACCCGCAGCTTCACCGGTTTGTTTCGCACCTTGCGCATCAGCGGTGCCGGTGTCTTGTTCCTGCTGTTCTTCGGCACGGTGTGGTTGGACTGGAACGGTGGCCAGGCCGTGCTCTGGGACCTTTGCGAAAGCAAATTCCATATTTTTGGCGCGACCTTCTGGCCGCAGGATTTCATCCTGCTGTCGGCGTTGCTGATCATCGCCGCGTTCGGCCTGTTTGCAATGACCGTGTTCGCCGGACGCGTGTGGTGCGGCTACACCTGTCCGCAGAGTTCGTGGACCTGGCTGTTCATGTGGTGCGAGAAAATCACCGAGGGTGAGCGCAACCAGCGGATCAAGCTGCAAGCCGCGCCCTGGGGACCGAACAAACTGCTGCGACGCTGGGCCAAGCACACATTGTGGCTCGCCATCAGCCTGCTCACTGGCCTGACATTTGTCGGCTACTTCACCCCGATCCGCCCGCTGGCCGAAGAACTCCTGACCCTGCAAATGGCCGGCGTCAGTTTGTTCTGGGTACTGTTTTTCACCGCTGCCACCTACCTCAACGCCGGCTGGCTGCGCGAAGCCGTGTGCATGCATATGTGCCCTTATGCGCGGTTCCAGAGCGTGATGTTCGACAAGGACACGTTGACCATTTCCTATGATGTGGCCCGTGGCGAAAACCGTGGCCCGCGCAAGCGTGAGGCAGATCCGGCCGCCATCGGCCTGGGTGACTGCATCGACTGCCAGATGTGCGTGCAGGTTTGCCCCACCGGCATTGACATCCGCGACGGCTTGCAAATGGAGTGCATCGGTTGCGCGGCATGCATCGATGCCTGCGATTCGATCATGGACAAGATGGGCTACGCCCGCGGCCTGATCAAATACACTTCCGAACACCAGTTGCAAGGGGGCAAGACCCACCTGCTGCGACCGCGGCTGATCGGCTACACCGCCGTCTTGCTGGTCATGATCGGCGCGTTGGCCCTGGCACTGGTGGAGCGGCCGATGGTGTCGCTGGACGTGAGCAAGGACCGTGGCCTGTTTCGTGAAAACAGCCAGGGCCAGATCGAGAACATCTACAGCCTGAAGATCATCAACAAGACCCAGCAACGCCAGTCGTATCACCTGTCCTTGGTGGACGGCGACGGCTTCGTCCTGCAAGGCCAGACCCAACAGAGCCTGGCGCCGGGGGAGATCGTCGACGTGCCGGTGTCGGTGGCGATGCTCAGCGGGCGTGCTGGCAAAGGTTCAGAGGAAGTGACCTTCAAGGTCGCCGACAGTGACGCGCCTGATGTCTACAGCGAAGCAACAAGCCGTTTTGTCGCACCGATGAATCGGTGA
- the mapR gene encoding GntR family transcriptional regulator MpaR (MapR regulates genes involved in Pseudomonas quinolone signal (PQS) production and anthranilate metabolism), with amino-acid sequence MKRYEQFADDIAQLIRSGMLGPGQRIPSVRYASQTYGVSPSTVFQAYYLLERRGLIRARPRSGYFVNHHGPSPFYEPVISSPVHESTEVDVSELVFSVLDSIKDPATVPFGSAFPSPLLFPLQRLSRSLSSATRDMDPRVVVTDMSPGNPQLRRQIALRYMVGGLMLPMEQLLVTNGALEALNLCLQAVTEPGDLVAIEAPAFYASLQVLERLKLKAVEIPVHPRDGIDLEVLEQTLARHPIKACWCMTSFQNPMGATMPEARKQALVELLRRHEVPLIEDDVYAELYYGQQAPKPAKAFDTEGLVMHCGSFAKSLAPGYRIGWVAAGRYAQKIERLKLMTSLCASMPAQAAIADYLQHGGYDRHLRKLRYALEEQQSAMLAAIARYFPAQTRVSQPAGGYFLWLELPEQIDSLKLFQMALAQGISIAPGPIFSATRRFNNCIRLNYGGPWTDVSEKAMETLGRIIKSF; translated from the coding sequence ATGAAACGCTACGAACAATTCGCCGACGACATCGCGCAACTGATCCGCTCCGGCATGCTGGGGCCCGGCCAGCGGATACCGTCGGTACGCTATGCCAGCCAGACCTATGGCGTCAGCCCGTCCACCGTGTTCCAGGCCTATTACCTGCTGGAGCGCCGAGGCCTGATTCGCGCCCGGCCGCGCTCCGGCTACTTCGTCAACCATCATGGGCCAAGCCCGTTCTACGAACCGGTGATCAGCAGCCCGGTTCATGAGTCCACCGAAGTCGATGTCAGCGAACTGGTATTTTCAGTGCTCGACTCGATCAAGGACCCTGCCACCGTACCGTTCGGCTCGGCCTTTCCCAGCCCACTGCTGTTTCCGCTGCAGCGCCTGTCGCGCTCGTTGTCCAGCGCCACGCGGGACATGGATCCGCGCGTGGTGGTCACCGACATGTCACCGGGCAACCCTCAGCTGCGCCGCCAGATCGCCCTGCGCTACATGGTCGGTGGGCTGATGTTGCCAATGGAGCAATTGTTGGTCACCAACGGCGCGCTAGAGGCGTTGAACCTGTGCCTGCAAGCGGTCACAGAACCGGGCGACCTGGTGGCGATCGAGGCACCGGCGTTCTACGCCAGCCTGCAAGTGCTGGAACGGCTCAAGCTCAAGGCCGTGGAAATTCCTGTGCATCCGCGCGATGGCATCGACCTTGAAGTGCTGGAACAGACCTTGGCGCGCCATCCGATCAAGGCCTGCTGGTGCATGACCAGTTTCCAGAACCCCATGGGCGCGACGATGCCCGAAGCGCGCAAACAGGCGCTGGTCGAGCTGCTGCGCCGTCATGAGGTGCCACTGATCGAAGATGATGTCTATGCCGAACTCTATTACGGCCAACAGGCGCCCAAACCGGCGAAGGCGTTCGACACCGAAGGACTGGTGATGCATTGCGGTTCGTTCGCCAAGAGCCTGGCCCCGGGCTATCGCATCGGCTGGGTCGCCGCCGGGCGCTATGCGCAGAAAATCGAACGGCTCAAGCTCATGACGTCGTTGTGCGCCTCGATGCCAGCCCAGGCCGCCATTGCCGACTACCTGCAACACGGTGGCTACGACCGTCACCTGCGCAAATTGCGCTACGCCTTGGAAGAGCAGCAAAGCGCCATGCTCGCCGCCATTGCCCGCTATTTTCCGGCCCAGACCCGCGTGAGCCAGCCAGCGGGTGGCTATTTCCTGTGGCTCGAACTGCCGGAGCAGATCGATTCGCTGAAGCTGTTCCAGATGGCCCTGGCGCAGGGCATCAGCATCGCGCCGGGACCGATCTTTTCAGCGACCCGGCGCTTCAACAATTGCATTCGCCTGAACTATGGCGGCCCTTGGACCGACGTTTCGGAAAAGGCCATGGAGACGTTGGGGCGGATCATCAAGTCGTTCTGA
- a CDS encoding SDR family oxidoreductase, which produces MDKIIVITGGGRGIGAATALLAADLGYRICINYQADENAAQDVLEQVRAKGAQAIAVRADVSIEDEVVGLFNRVDAELGRVTALVNNAGTVAHKSRLDEMSEFRILKILKTNVLGPILCAKHAVLRMSPRHGGQGGSIVNVSSVAARLGAPAEYVDYAASKGALDTFTVGLSKEVAGEGIRVNAVRPGYIYTDFHALSGDPDRVSKLESAIPMARGGRPDEVAEAIIWLLSDKASYATGTFVDLGGGR; this is translated from the coding sequence GTGGATAAAATCATCGTCATCACCGGCGGCGGTCGCGGGATCGGGGCGGCCACGGCGCTGTTGGCTGCCGACCTGGGCTATCGGATCTGCATCAATTACCAAGCCGACGAAAATGCCGCCCAGGATGTACTCGAACAGGTCCGGGCCAAGGGCGCGCAGGCCATTGCGGTCCGGGCCGACGTGAGTATCGAGGACGAGGTGGTCGGCCTGTTCAATCGCGTTGACGCCGAGTTGGGGCGCGTCACTGCACTGGTAAACAACGCCGGTACGGTTGCGCACAAATCCCGACTCGATGAAATGTCCGAGTTCCGCATTCTCAAGATCCTCAAGACCAACGTGTTGGGGCCGATCCTGTGCGCCAAGCACGCGGTGCTGCGCATGTCGCCCCGCCATGGCGGGCAGGGCGGCAGCATCGTCAACGTCTCGTCAGTTGCCGCCCGCCTCGGCGCGCCGGCTGAATACGTCGACTACGCGGCCTCCAAAGGCGCACTGGATACTTTCACGGTCGGACTTTCCAAGGAAGTGGCCGGCGAAGGCATTCGCGTCAACGCGGTCCGTCCTGGCTATATCTATACCGATTTCCACGCCCTCAGTGGCGACCCGGATCGCGTCAGCAAGCTGGAATCGGCGATTCCCATGGCGCGGGGCGGACGCCCTGATGAAGTGGCCGAAGCGATTATCTGGTTACTGTCGGACAAGGCTTCGTATGCGACCGGCACGTTTGTGGACCTGGGCGGCGGGCGCTGA
- a CDS encoding Dyp-type peroxidase, giving the protein MSYYQPGILATPVPPQARHLFFALESVEALPAALDKLLFQLDGRAVVGLGESLVQALGGQVEGLRAFPALAGVGVDNPSTQHALWCWLHGEDRGELLHRSRAIEAALAPALRLVQMNETFRHMTGHDLTGYEDGTENPHDEAAIAAALAQGNDGLRGGSFAAIQQWQHDLDGFAAMQPHERDNIMGRRLSDNEEIEDARESAHVKRTAQESFAPEAFVVRRSMPWIEGDRAGLMFLAFGFSLDAFEAQLRRMSGLEDGITDGLYRMSRPITGGYYWCPPLLDGRLDLRALVR; this is encoded by the coding sequence ATGAGTTACTACCAGCCCGGCATTCTCGCCACCCCTGTTCCGCCTCAGGCTCGTCATCTGTTTTTTGCCCTGGAATCGGTCGAGGCACTGCCGGCTGCGCTCGACAAACTGCTGTTTCAATTGGATGGTCGCGCGGTGGTCGGCCTTGGCGAATCGCTGGTCCAGGCGCTGGGCGGCCAGGTTGAAGGCTTGCGGGCGTTTCCCGCGCTGGCCGGTGTCGGCGTCGACAACCCGTCGACCCAGCACGCGCTCTGGTGCTGGCTGCACGGCGAGGACCGGGGCGAGCTGCTGCACCGCAGTCGCGCCATCGAAGCGGCATTGGCGCCGGCCCTGCGCCTGGTGCAGATGAACGAAACCTTCCGCCACATGACCGGGCACGACCTGACCGGCTACGAAGATGGCACCGAAAACCCCCATGACGAAGCGGCCATCGCCGCCGCCCTGGCCCAGGGCAACGACGGGTTGCGCGGTGGCAGTTTTGCCGCAATCCAGCAGTGGCAACATGATCTGGATGGTTTCGCGGCGATGCAGCCCCATGAGCGGGACAACATCATGGGCCGTCGCCTGAGCGACAACGAAGAGATCGAAGACGCGCGGGAGTCGGCCCACGTCAAGCGCACGGCCCAGGAAAGCTTCGCCCCGGAGGCCTTCGTCGTGCGCCGTTCCATGCCTTGGATCGAAGGTGATCGCGCTGGCCTGATGTTCCTCGCGTTCGGTTTCTCCCTCGACGCCTTCGAGGCGCAACTGCGCCGCATGAGCGGGTTGGAGGACGGTATCACCGATGGCCTGTACCGCATGAGCCGACCGATTACCGGCGGTTATTACTGGTGCCCGCCGCTGCTGGACGGTCGCCTGGACCTGCGCGCACTCGTTCGCTAG